In the Drosophila biarmipes strain raj3 chromosome X, RU_DBia_V1.1, whole genome shotgun sequence genome, one interval contains:
- the LOC108024191 gene encoding probable ATP-dependent RNA helicase DHX34 has translation MSRKSKGDGGSARQRAQLNLVDFSFLDRKAELAGLLQAKSRQMGRSLVENEADFWKFVGKYEAMMRATGQPVLPPLLAESDLATTQPYHRSKHLAMRLENDVLLEEAHAEVQTQFRHLLLVYLDFRQTEKFQRIRKLRQAQRNLPIARFRKDLRDALETSRVVIVAGDTGCGKSTQVPQFLYDFGYRSIACTQPRRLACVSLCKRVAHELLDDYGSRVAFQIRFERSRTQRTNILFITEGLLLRQLAVAANLDQYDALILDEIHERNLFGDFLLGVTKCLLRARPKLKLILMSATINVELFHGYFREEGARLVQVPGRLFPIKLRYMPPPALELKAGQATAASKRSHSARIDPAPFVQVLSLIDQQYPTSERGDVLIFVSGVNEIESVVEAVQEYSTNQTHWLVLPLHSGQAIAEQGKVFDYAPEGWRKCIVSTNIAETSLTVDGVRFVIDSGKVKEMSYDAACKGQRLKEFWVSKSSAEQRKGRAGRTGPGVCFRLYTADQFNAFEAYPTPEIYRVPLDTMLLQMVSMGLPDVRAFPFIEAPETERIEQTILALKQHCALSVEEKITPLGSSLANLPVELSIGKMLLMGCVFPEVEQLLTLAAMLSVQNPLTNRAHTDQRCVRERESLESDQGDLFTLVRLFREWVQLKVRREGTRQWCRRLGIEEQRFYEVTKLRAQFQRILESCGMVVASGSDSQLTSAERATRHGELRQLKAMKRRQRFEQPRQRKLLKQSGGRGQEDDEDLDEEQGDDMRDVDFRLRFDPRQLTLLERSARLDRHRDVVLLKLLLGSGFYPQLAISDEFNYCKGGGQQFFHTRLKPFVLQHPNAHFAKHYELLKLADSDLLPKPDFYTPKHPISERHQLLCYQSLLETAKPYLINCIRLPAAQTLLLFSFSIDTNAGITQIVCDGWLGLDLPTPGSGMELLGRAIELRRRWSRLLYAKLEDLNNKQEAPSGVGDGSSTLWLELLDFMALDVAYAIKRLLPADIKRLYTHEAPSTRLMELKENPFARDYPMTANDEKGGLNVSEHVVYSCLAEQQWTMAMDAALRAEPWSCTRCDFQLEEFDVLEQLVHRSHCKGRKAQGRKPELDSPGLVPETSRSRSSHSTDSYFCESCKRELRLSRIDILRHQKQCRNSK, from the exons ATGTCCCGGAAATCGAAGGGAGATGGAGGATCCGCCCGCCAAAGGGCCCAACTCAACCTAGTCGACTTTAGCTTCCTGGACCGCAAGGCGGAGCTAGCAGGCCTGCTGCAGGCCAAAAGCCGCCAGATGGGCCGAAGTCTGGTAGAGAACGAAGCTGACTTCTGGAAGTTCGTGGGCAAGTACGAGGCCATGATGCGCGCCACGGGCCAGCCTGTGCTGCCGCCCCTGCTCGCTGAGTCGGATTTGGCCACCACTCAGCCGTATCACCGCAGCAAGCACTTGGCGATGAGGCTGGAGAACGATGTACTCCTCGAGGAGGCGCACGCCGAGGTGCAGACTCAGTTCAGGCACCTCTTGCTGGTCTACCTGGACTTCCGCCAGACGGAGAAGTTCCAGCGCATCCGGAAGTTGCGACAGGCACAACGCAACCTTCCCATTGCTCGCTTTCGAAAGGATTTGCGCGATGCGCTGGAAACGTCGCGCGTGGTCATCGTGGCCGGCGACACGGGTTGCGGCAAGTCCACCCAGGTGCCCCAGTTCCTGTACGACTTTGGTTACCGCAGCATAG CCTGCACCCAGCCGCGCCGATTGGCCTGCGTGTCCCTGTGCAAGCGCGTGGCCCACGAGCTCCTCGACGACTACGGCAGCCGGGTGGCCTTCCAGATTCGTTTCGAGCGCAGCCGCACGCAGCGCACCAACATCCTTTTCATCACCGAGGGTCTGCTGCTACGCCAGCTGGCAGTGGCCGCCAATTTGGACCAGTACGACGCGCTTATCTTGGACGAGATCCACGAGCGCAACCTGTTCGGTGACTTCCTGCTGGGCGTGACCAAGTGCCTTTTGCGTGCACGGCCAAAGCTGAAGCTCATCCTAATGTCGGCCACCATCAACGTGGAGCTCTTCCACGGCTACTTCAGGGAGGAGGGGGCGCGGCTAGTGCAGGTGCCCGGTCGATTGTTTCCCATTAAACTACGCTACATGCCACCACCAGCTCTGGAGCTTAAGGCGGGCCAGGCGACAGCGGCATCGAAGCGCTCTCATAGCGCCCGCATAGACCCGGCTCCCTTTGTCCAGGTGCTGAGCCTGATCGACCAGCAGTATCCGA CCAGCGAGCGCGGCGACGTGCTGATCTTTGTGAGCGGCGTCAACGAAATCGAATCGGTTGTGGAGGCCGTCCAGGAGTATTCCACCAATCAGACGCACTGGCTCGTGCTGCCGCTGCACAGCGGACAGGCGATCGCCGAACAGGGCAAGGTGTTCGACTACGCGCCCGAGGGCTGGCGCAAGTGCATCGTCTCCACGAACATTGCCGAAACGTCCCTCACCGTGGATGGCGTGCGCTTCGTGATCGACTCTGGAAAGGTCAAGGAAATGAGCTACGACGCCGCCTGCAAGGGCCAGCGGCTGAAGGAGTTCTGGGTGTCCAAGTCGTCGGCCGAGCAGCGCAAGGGTCGTGCTGGGCGTACAGGACCAGGT GTTTGCTTTCGCCTCTACACCGCGGATCAGTTCAACGCCTTCGAGGCCTATCCCACGCCGGAAATCTACCGCGTCCCGCTCGACACGATGCTGTTGCAGATGGTGTCCATGGGACTGCCCGACGTCAGGGCCTTTCCTTTCATAGAAGCCCCAGAAACGGAGCGCATCGAGCAGACCATTTTGGCTCTTAAGCAACAT TGTGCCCTTAGTGTGGAGGAGAAGATCACGCCGCTGGGCAGCTCACTGGCCAACCTGCCTGTGGAGCTGTCCATCGGCAAGATGCTGCTCATGGGCTGCGTATTCCCGGAGGTGGAGCAGCTGCTGACGCTGGCCGCCATGCTCAGTGTTCAGAACCCGCTGACCAATCGCGCCCACACGGACCAGCGTTGCGTGCGGGAGCGCGAGTCGCTGGAGTCCGATCAGGGCGACCTCTTCACCCTGGTGCGCCTGTTTCGCGAGTGGGTGCAGCTTAAGGTGCGACGCGAGGGCACGCGCCAGTGGTGCCGCCGCTTGGGCATCGAGGAGCAGCGCTTCTACGAGGTGACCAAGCTGCGTGCGCAGTTCCAGCGCATCCTCGAGAGCTGTGGCATGGTGGTGGCCAGCGGTTCCGATTCCCAGCTGACCAGCGCCGAGCGGGCCACGCGGCACGGCGAACTGCGCCAGTTGAAGGCAATGAAGCGCCGTCAGCGATTCGAGCAGCCGCGTCAACGCAAATTGCTCAAGCAGAGCGGTGGAAGGGGGcaggaggacgacgaggacCTGGATGAGGAGCAGGGCGACGACATGCGGGACGTGGACTTCCGGCTGCGTTTTGATCCCCGCCAACTGACTCTGCTGGAGCGCTCGGCGCGCCTTGATCGACATCGCGACGTCGTGCTGCTGAAACTGCTGCTGGGAAGCGGATTCTACCCGCAACTGGCCATCAGTGACGAGTTCAACTACTGCAAGGGCGGAGGCCAGCAGTTCTTCCACACGCGTCTCAAGCCCTTCGTCCTGCAGCACCCAAACGCCCACTTCGCAAAGCACTACGAGCTGCTCAAGCTGGCTGATAGCGATCTGCTACCCAAGCCAGACTTCTACACGCCCAAGCATCCGATCAGCGAACGCCACCAGTTGCTGTGCTACCA GTCACTGCTGGAGACCGCCAAGCCTTATCTGATCAACTGCATTCGCCTGCCGGCTGCCCAGACGCTGCTGCTCTTCAGCTTTTCCATCGACACGAATGCGGGCATCACCCAGATCGTCTGCGACGGCTGGCTTGGCCTCGACCTGCCCACGCCGGGCAGCGGAATGGAGCTCCTAGGCCGCGCCATCGAGCTGCGGCGACGGTGGAGCAGGCTGCTTTACGCAAAACTAGAGG ATCTCAATAACAAGCAGGAAGCGCCATCGGGTGTGGGCGATGGGAGCAGCACGCTCTGGCTCGAGCTCCTTGACTTCATGGCGTTGGACGTGGCCTATGCGATCAAGCGGTTGCTGCCCGCCGACATCAAGAGGCTGTATACGCACGAGGCTCCGTCGACGCGACTCATGGAGCTCAAGGAGAACCCTTTTGCCCGCGACTATCCCATGACGGCCAATGACGAAAAGGGCGGGCTCAACGTGTCCGAGCACGTGGTTTACAGCTGCTTGGCGGAGCAGCAATGGACAATGGCCATGGACGCGGCGCTCCGGGCAGAGCCTTGGTCCTGCACACGGTGCGACTTCCAGCTGGAGGAGTTCGATGTGCTGGAGCAGCTAGTGCACCGATCCCACTGCAAGGGTCGCAAGGCGCAGGGCCGTAAACCCGAGTTGGATAGCCCAGGCTTGGTACCAGAGACATCCAGAAGCCGCTCCTCCCACTCCACCGACAGCTATTTCTGCGAGTCTTGCAAAAGGGAGCTGCGGTTGTCAAGGATCGACATCCTGCGCCATCAAAAGCAGTGCCGCAATAGCAAGTAA
- the LOC108024193 gene encoding 28S ribosomal protein S14, mitochondrial has protein sequence MNSLARIGSFVCQSVQIAGCGLQQVRTKYADWKMIRDVKRRKCVKEHAVDRLRVNSLRKNDILPAELRELADAEIAAFPRDSSLVRVRERCALTSRPRGVVHKYRLSRIVWRHLADYNKLSGVQRAMW, from the exons ATGAATTCTCTGGCCAGGATTGGGAGCTTCGTATGTCAGTCGGTGCAGATAGCCGGCTGCGGA CTGCAGCAGGTGCGCACCAAGTACGCTGACTGGAAGATGATCCGCGATGTCAAGCGGCGCAAGTGCGTCAAGGAGCACGCCGTGGATCGCCTGCGGGTCAACTCGCTGCGCAAGAACGACATTCTGCCGGCGGAGCTGCGAGAGCTGGCCGACGCCGAAATTGCCGCCTTCCCTAGGGACTCGTCACTTGTACGCGTACGGGAGCGCTGTGCACTTACGTCACGGCCCCGTGGAGTCGTCCACAAGTACCGGCTTAGCCGGATCGTTTGGCGCCACCTGGCCGACTACAACAAGCTGTCCGGCGTGCAGCGCGCCATGTGGTAG
- the LOC108024192 gene encoding N-alpha-acetyltransferase 16, NatA auxiliary subunit, with protein MPSSDPLPPKEGALFRKLLKCYEMKQYKNGLKLAKQILSNPKYTEHGETLAMKGLTLNGLGRREEAYKYVRLGLRNDLRSHVCWHVYGLLQRSDKKYDEAIKCYRNALKWEKDNLQILKDLSLLQIQMRDLEGYKETRHHLFTLRPSQQASWIGFAMSYHLLRDYDMANSILETFSQSQTSIEAHDYRHSELLLYQNQILIESERLQQAVDHLTQYQAQIVDKLAVRETLGDLYIKLQQQEKAVPIFESLIRRNPENVLYYEQYMAARKATESSAVVAIYRVFQEQYPRALCPRRLPLNIATGAEFRVVADEYLRRGLRKGIPPLFVNVRTLHQIPEKAAAIEELTLQYFENLTRSGHFSREDADAGVPVEPASALVWTALFLAQHYDYMRDTDRALEYINVAIDHTPTLIELLITKGRIFKHAGDPVEAYVWLEEAQSMDTADRYINSKCAKYMLRGNMVQEAEEICAKFTREGVSAMDNLNEMQCMWFQTECALAYQRMGRWGESLKKCHEVERHFAEIVEDQFDFHTYCMRKMTLRAYVGLLRLEDVLRQHPFYFKAAKCAIEVYIRLYDKPLKLETTIEEIDIENLPPSELKKLRSKQRKAKKKAELESAQAAQAQVKREQHQKSKQQASQETDPDAPQLDELVAEKLERTDDPLEKAIDFLKPLQQLAKERIETHLLAFEVYYRKNKLLLMLQCIRRARAVNAAHPEVHSCIIRFVKSLTIAAKEQPFNEHVQQVLDKATKELIGSKTPQQLNDEFIAKNNASILHLYEGARSLYELDNSKKAAAIKLVTSFNLTKLRLEEATKIYTALRDGDVFGECEAEAALYQQACHERFQYARIFRNVEELEAQLQEKEAAKLRAEEEQQQLIHVDSSEPVSVLATAAAAS; from the exons ATGCCTTCCAGCGATCCACTGCCGCCCAAGGAGGGCGCGCTCTTCCGCAAGCTACTT AAATGCTACGAAATGAAGCAGTACAAAAACGGCCTGAAGCTGGCCAAGCAGATCCTATCCAACCCCAAGTACACGGAGCATGGCGAGACGCTGGCCATGAAGGGATTGACCCTAAACGGCCTGGGGCGCCGCGAGGAGGCCTACAAGTATGTGCGCCTGGGACTGCGCAACGACCTGCGCTCCCATGTCTGCTGGCATGTCTACGGACTGCTCCAGCGCAGCGACAAGAAGTACGATGAGGCCATCAAGTGCTATCGCAACGCGCTCAAGTGGGAGAAGGACAACCTGCAGATCCTGAAGGACCTCTCGCTGTTGCAGATCCAGATGCGAGACCTGGAGGGCTACAAGGAGACGCGCCACCACCTGTTCACGCTGCGCCCCTCGCAGCAAGCTTCCTGGATCGGTTTCGCCATGAGTTACCATCTGTTGCGGGACTACGACATGGCCAACAGCATCCTAGAGACGTTCAGCCAGTCGCAGACCTCGATT GAGGCGCACGACTACCGCCACTCGGAGCTGCTGCTCTACCAGAACCAGATACTCATCGAGTCGGAGCGCCTGCAGCAGGCCGTGGATCATCTGACCCAGTACCAGGCCCAGATCGTTGACAAGCTGGCCGTGCGCGAGACCTTGGGTGACCTGTACAtcaagctgcagcagcaggagaaGGCAGTGCCCATCTTCGAGTCTCTGATCCGCCGCAATCCGGAAAATGTGCTCTACTACGAACAGTACATGGCCGCCCGCAAGGCGACCGAGTCCAGTGCCGTGGTGGCGATCTATCGCGTGTTCCAGGAGCAGTACCCGCGCGCCCTTTGCCCCCGCCGCTTGCCTCTGAACATCGCCACCGGTGCCGAGTTTCGCGTCGTGGCCGACGAGTACCTGCGCCGCGGTCTGCGTAAGGGCATTCCGCCGCTCTTTGTCAACGTGCGCACGCTGCATCAGATCCCGGAAAAGGCGGCCGCCATCGAGGAGCTGACGCTTCAGTATTTCGAGAACCTGACGCGTTCCGGCCACTTTTCTCGCGAGGACGCCGACGCCGGGGTTCCCGTCGAGCCGGCCTCGGCGCTGGTGTGGACGGCCCTGTTCCTGGCGCAGCACTACGACTACATGCGTGACACGGACCGTGCCCTCGAGTACATCAATGTGGCGATCGACCATACGCCCACGCTGATCGAGTTGCTCATTACCAAGGGTCGCATCTTCAAGCATGCCGGCGATCCCGTGGAGGCGTACGTCTGGCTGGAAGAGGCGCAGAGCATGGACACGGCGGATCG CTACATTAATTCGAAGTGCGCCAAGTACATGCTGCGCGGCAACATGGTGCAGGAAGCGGAGGAGATCTGCGCCAAGTTCACCCGCGAGGGCGTATCCGCCATGGACAACTTAAATGAGATGCAGTGCATGTGGTTCCAGACGGAGTGCGCCCTGGCTTATCAGCGCATGGGTCGCTGGGGAGAGTCGTTGAAAAAGTGTCACGAGGTGGAGCGCCACTTCGCCGAGATCGTCGAGGACCAGTTCGATTTCCACACCTACTGCATGCGCAAAATGACCCTCCGCGCCTACGTTGGCCTGCTACGGCTAGAGGACGTGCTGCGCCAGCATCCTTTCTACTTCAAGGCGGCCAAGTGCGCCATCGAGGTGTACATCCGTCTGTACGACAAGCCTCTCAAGTTGGAGACAACTATCGAGGAGATCGACATAG AGAACCTGCCCCCTTCGGAACTGAAGAAGCTGCGCAGCAAACAGCGCAAGGCCAAGAAGAAAGCCGAGCTGGAAAGTGCGCAGGCCGCACAGGCGCAGGTGAAGCGCGAGCAGCACCAGAAGTCGAAGCAGCAGGCGAGCCAGGAGACCGATCCCGATGCTCCACAGCTGGACGAGCTGGTGGCCGAGAAGCTGGAACGCACGGACGATCCGCTGGAGAAGGCCATCGATTTCCTGAAGCCGCTACAGCAGCTGGCCAAGGAGCGCATCGAGACGCACCTGTTGGCCTTCGAGGTGTACTACCGCAAGAACAAGCTGCTCCTAATGCTGCAGTGCATCCGACGCGCTCGCGCCGTGAACGCCGCGCACCCCGAAGTCCACAGCTGCATTATACGCTTCGTGAAGTCGTTGACAATCGCCGCCAAGGAACAGCCGTTCAATGAGCACGTGCAGCAGGTGCTGGACAAGGCCACCAAAGAACTGATAGGCAGCAAGACGCCCCAGCAGCTCAACGACGAGTTCATTGCCAAAAACAACGCTTCCATTCTGCATTTATACGAGGGCGCCCGCAGTCTGTACGAGCTGGACAATAGTAAAAAGGCGGCGGCCATCAAGCTGGTCACCAGCTTCAACCTGACCAAGCTGCGGCTAGAA GAGGCCACCAAAATCTACACAGCGTTGCGGGACGGCGATGTGTTTGGCGAGTGCGAGGCCGAGGCCGCACTCTATCAGCAGGCGTGCCATGAACGCTTCCAGTACGCCCGCATCTTTCGCAATGTCGAGGAGCTGGAGGCCCAGCTGCAGGAGAAGGAGGCCGCCAAGCTGCGcgccgaggaggagcagcagcaactgatTCACGTGGATTCTAGTGAACCGGTGTCGGTTTTGGccacggcagcggcagcgtcTTAG
- the LOC108024204 gene encoding uncharacterized protein LOC108024204 — protein sequence MSDEELKNKLKASGRYMTAVKTEWLPITMKSQISEEFVKTGPVPKAKPECRAQPEVLMQVPDKISNWRERKTPNWREEKASNWREQKITNWRERPSGHQPGASYYNAK from the exons ATGTCAG ACGAAGAACTAAAGAATAAGCTTAAGGCCAGCGGACGCTATATGACTGCGGTTAAAACAGAGTGGCTGCCGATCACCATGAAGTCGCAGATTTCGGAGGAGTTCGTCAAGACGGGCCCTGTCCCGAAGGCCAAACCGGAGTGCCGGGCCCAGCCAGAAGTTTTGATGCAGGTGCCGGATAAGATTTCCAACTGGCGCGAGCGGAAGACTCCCAACTGGCGCGAGGAGAAGGCTTCCAACTGGCGCGAGCAGAAGATAACCAACTGGCGCGAGCGTCCCAGTGGCCACCAACCAGGTGCCAGCTATTATAATGCCAAATAA